GGAATATAAAACGCCTTTTGCTCTTACCTTCGCCGAGCATTATACAAAAAAAAAAAAACGATGTTATTTAAACTCTACTTTTAACATTCTTTTTAACTTTTTTACAAAATGAAACAATTTTTGAATTTATTTATTTAATATGGTGCTTAAAAGAAAGAATTGCTATAATTTGAAACAATTTAAATTGATGGGATAAAAGGGGTTTTTTGAAAATTTTTCTTTCTTGCAAGTCTTTGTTGATCCAAAGGAGTTTGGAATTTTATTTGAGCGATTGTCTTTCTCCTATGGAAGTGTGCGACTTTGTTTTAAGCGATGATGGAAAGCTAGAAACCAATAAGCCCCTATGCTTTATAGAAGAGCGCTTAAGAAAGCCTTTCACTAAACAGAGCGTGAAAGAAGATATAAAAAATTTTTATCACGCTTTAAAAGAGAGCGAAAAACCTTGCGAAGAAATCCCATTTTCTAAAGAGCAAAAGATCCAGCAATTACTAGAAGAATACACCCACAAATTATGCCAAATCATCAGCCAGTAAAAAAATTTAAGATTATTGGGGGGGCTTGTAAGGGATTAGGCTTGAATTTGCCTAAAATTTCTAGCACGCGCCCCACGAAAGCGATCGTAAGAGAGTCGTTTTTTAACACCTTGCAAGCAGAAATTATAAGCGCGCATTTTATAGAAGTGTTTTCAGGCAGCGCTTCTATGGGTTTGGAGGCTTTGAGTAGGGGGGCTAAAAGCGCGGTGTTTTTTGAGCGAAACAAAAGCGCTTACGCCACACTTTTAGAAAATATTTCCCTCTTTAAAAACCGCCTGAAAAAGGAAATTGGAATTCAAACCTTTTTAGATGACGCTTTCAAGCTTTTGCCCTCTCTGTGTTTAAAAGATGGCGTTTTGAATATCCTTTATTTTGATCCTCCTTTTGAAACAAGCGGATTTTTAGGGATTTATGAAAAGTGTTTTCAAGCTTTAGAAATGTTATTGAAACGCTCGAATCAAAAAAATCTTTTAGTGGTTTTTGAGCATGAAAGCGTGCATGAAATGCCTAAAAGTCTTGCAACTTTAGCTATAATCAAACAGAAAAAATTTGGAAAAACCACTTTAACTTATTTTCAATAGGAATAGGCATGGCAGAAGAACAAGAAAATACCGCGCAACAACCCCCCAAAAAAAGCAAAGCCCTTTTATTTGTCATTATTGGAAGCGTGTTAGTGATGCTTTTATTGGTAGGGGTGATTATCATGCTGCTTATGGGGAATAAGGAAGAATCTAAAGAAAACGCTTCTAAAAACACCCAAGAAATTCAAGCTAATCCTATGGCGAACAAAAATCAAGAGGCTAAAGAAGGTTCTAATATCCAGCAATATTTGGTGCTTGGGCCTTTGTATGCGATTGATGCACCTTTTGCGGTGAATTTGGTCTCTCAAAACGGCAGACGCTACCTTAAGGCTTCTATTTCGTTAGAATTGAGTAATGAAAAGCTTTTAAATGAAGTTAAGGTTAAAGATACAGCGATTAAAGACACGATCATAGAAATTCTATCATCTAAAAGCGTGGAAGAAGTGGTTACCAACAAGGGCAAAAACAAGCTTAAAGATGAAATTAAGAGCCATCTGAATTCGTTTTTGATTGATGGCTTTATTAAAAATGTCTTTTTCACCGATTTTATCATCCAATAATTTTAAATGATTGGCATAGATATTGTCTCTATTGCTAGGGTAGAAAAGTGTGTAAAACGCTTTAAAATGAAGTTTTTAGAGCGTTTTTTATCGCCAAGTGAGATTGTTTTATGTAAGGATAAATCCAGCAGTATCGCCGGGTTTTTCGCGCTTAAAGAGGCTTGCTCTAAAGCCCTTCAAGTAGGCATTGGTAAGGAATTGAGCTTTTTGGATATGCATATTTCTAAAAGCCCTAAAAACGCCCCCTTAATCACCCTTTCCAAAGAAAAAATGGATTATTTCAACATCCAAAGCTTGAGCGCAAGCATCAGCCATGACGCTGGTTTTGCGATAGCGGTTGTGATGGTTTCTGCGTCAAATTGATAAACAACGCATTCTAAAACTCCCATAACATTCTGTTTTAAAAAGCGCTTTAGCGGCTGTTAAAAAACACAAAAAACCTGTTTCAAATTGTTTTGATAACAAATTGTAAATCAATAAAATCAAACTTCAAAATTTAAGGTAATTATAATAATTATTTTAGTAAGTATACATCGGTTTGAATTAAACGAGAAAGGTTATCATAATGAATGGTTATTTGAGAGTAAAAACCCCTTATTTTTTAGCGTTATACACTTTGACTTTTTTGTCTTTTAATTCTTTGGTTGGCAAAGATAAGCACTATTTTTTAAAAAAAGTTACAACCACCGAGCAAAAATTCAATTCAAGCACCCCGCTTTCATGGCAAAGCGAAGAAGCGCGTAATTCCACAAGCTCTC
This region of Helicobacter pylori genomic DNA includes:
- the fliL gene encoding flagellar basal body-associated protein FliL — its product is MAEEQENTAQQPPKKSKALLFVIIGSVLVMLLLVGVIIMLLMGNKEESKENASKNTQEIQANPMANKNQEAKEGSNIQQYLVLGPLYAIDAPFAVNLVSQNGRRYLKASISLELSNEKLLNEVKVKDTAIKDTIIEILSSKSVEEVVTNKGKNKLKDEIKSHLNSFLIDGFIKNVFFTDFIIQ
- the acpS gene encoding holo-ACP synthase, which gives rise to MIGIDIVSIARVEKCVKRFKMKFLERFLSPSEIVLCKDKSSSIAGFFALKEACSKALQVGIGKELSFLDMHISKSPKNAPLITLSKEKMDYFNIQSLSASISHDAGFAIAVVMVSASN
- the rsmD gene encoding 16S rRNA (guanine(966)-N(2))-methyltransferase RsmD — protein: MPNHQPVKKFKIIGGACKGLGLNLPKISSTRPTKAIVRESFFNTLQAEIISAHFIEVFSGSASMGLEALSRGAKSAVFFERNKSAYATLLENISLFKNRLKKEIGIQTFLDDAFKLLPSLCLKDGVLNILYFDPPFETSGFLGIYEKCFQALEMLLKRSNQKNLLVVFEHESVHEMPKSLATLAIIKQKKFGKTTLTYFQ